One genomic segment of Clostridia bacterium includes these proteins:
- a CDS encoding response regulator transcription factor: MKGRILVVDDDRNIADLIRLYLEKEMFEVKTEYSGKSALDAFHSWTPDLVILDIMLPEIDGYELCRQMRKVSRIPIIMLTARGETFDKVLGLELGADDYMAKPFEPKELTARVKAVLRRTMGSDETAEEVVYPQLVINKSDYSVTYQGKKADVPPKELELFYFLASHPNQVFTREQLLEKLWGYDFMGDTRTVDVHVKRLREKFSDEAGRWEIKTVWGVGYKFEVR, translated from the coding sequence ATGAAGGGAAGAATACTGGTCGTTGATGATGACAGGAATATAGCGGATCTCATAAGGCTATACCTGGAAAAGGAGATGTTTGAGGTAAAGACCGAATACTCCGGCAAAAGTGCCCTGGACGCATTCCATTCATGGACTCCGGACCTTGTCATTCTGGATATTATGCTTCCCGAGATAGACGGCTATGAGCTTTGCAGGCAGATGCGGAAGGTAAGCAGGATCCCTATTATAATGCTGACTGCAAGGGGAGAGACCTTTGACAAGGTGTTGGGCTTGGAGCTTGGAGCCGACGACTATATGGCAAAGCCCTTTGAACCCAAGGAGCTCACGGCCAGAGTGAAAGCCGTACTCAGAAGGACAATGGGCTCAGATGAGACAGCTGAAGAGGTTGTTTACCCTCAGCTCGTGATTAATAAAAGTGATTACAGCGTTACATACCAAGGAAAGAAAGCAGATGTACCGCCAAAGGAGCTGGAGCTGTTTTATTTCCTTGCAAGCCATCCCAACCAGGTTTTTACAAGGGAGCAATTATTGGAAAAGCTTTGGGGCTATGACTTCATGGGTGATACCAGGACAGTAGACGTTCATGTGAAAAGGCTGAGGGAGAAATTCAGTGATGAAGCAGGTCGGTGGGAGATAAAGACTGTTTGGGGCGTAGGCTACAAGTTCGAGGTGAGATGA